The following proteins come from a genomic window of Polyangiaceae bacterium:
- a CDS encoding FG-GAP repeat protein: MAQIGAVEIGWFYTPPGSSNMQLCSVGSGVMLTNEWLLSAAHVLKDPCDTIVPEKLVVSMKGSPFDQSQIYGQSELAQLKVYAHPRYVPDSTGQANYGTDAALMKLKAPLLIQGAATGHKRWMTPKPAADFVLAGKKSFYGYSFSSPPATWPPPDSVFGNPTTADFTVVPYPGLSADPAKEQQLLKRAPSPNEFAVLRGGGFFPSSNTTDIIPVAGDSGGPLIDVSDPILWTGDIVGILETGDSTDMFPNGAPQPEYAYFSAASGFRDFARSVLGVTAPPLVVDATGDGLDDTFTMTEVPGGIQLTATFGGGGSVSVGPIPLPSLGLAGFFPGDFNGDSKADLIGHVAGVPYYFAGASQADFDFISNVVTSWNVLSSASNPLSYFEVGDFNRDGIDDAEVVRADGTRVTYLGAPQGAASPGLSQPAHLVPRGFHFYGPAEEQSLAMGAPGSAAAELVPGGNFDPVVGHAYLLTENLAQDGMDVQIADLSALKKLKSGPGSELGDEFGAALAWGNFDGNTDGYDTLVLGAPGTTRTDATPNGAVPRAHAGIVAQLRSDSTNPPSNAAIAYIDRFALEKTVAAEDRFGRSLAAGDFNGDGIDDLAIGQSGKVHVLAGVAGQLVTNLNPHVALTAQDFGFAGAFGFGSVLSTGDFNCDGYEDLAIGVPNAPADGFGSAGQVVVVYGGSAATGIVVPQASEVSRAQLIDESVAGGSPAVAHLLGDRLAAGNFNGDSSHGRPCIDLAMSASDGGGAVHVLFGGPGGLSGTGAQELRQGASILGGKIADQEEQYDDFGGSLAVTAADTDEFDDLVIGAWNEDVGKGVAHVLRGSALGVTATGQALWLQGQNGIPDIGETAGPPGPVPLGDHFGWTVGGTANGIVAIAAPWENDETKSVDRSGWATLIRVNDSATLQQPSSAVAVTEALLTVNGSVKVPLRKDAFFGSAITRARPAFVPVAQLPSRFDATMVFSGGGYVGNACATDNAPPVFVATTVSPGCLWPANKKLMPYRLGENISAFVLDDCDPQPDVRILSVQSNEATQGNKPQAQYILGESGACLRADRNGGGPGREYTVTLQARDDAGNAATTTIVVVVPHSQVGGSCPNSGNQFVKDGDPACDF; the protein is encoded by the coding sequence ATGGCCCAAATCGGTGCCGTCGAAATCGGGTGGTTCTATACTCCGCCCGGTTCCAGCAACATGCAGCTTTGCAGCGTTGGAAGTGGCGTGATGCTGACCAACGAATGGTTGCTGTCAGCGGCTCACGTTCTAAAGGATCCGTGTGACACCATAGTTCCTGAGAAACTGGTCGTTTCGATGAAGGGCTCGCCGTTCGATCAGAGCCAGATCTATGGTCAGTCGGAACTTGCTCAGCTGAAGGTATACGCACATCCGAGGTACGTTCCCGACTCGACCGGACAGGCAAACTATGGGACGGACGCTGCGCTCATGAAGCTCAAGGCCCCGCTGCTGATTCAGGGCGCAGCCACCGGTCACAAGCGCTGGATGACGCCGAAACCCGCAGCGGATTTCGTCCTCGCAGGCAAGAAGTCGTTCTACGGCTATAGCTTCAGCAGCCCGCCTGCCACATGGCCACCACCCGACTCCGTCTTCGGCAACCCAACTACGGCCGATTTCACCGTGGTGCCATACCCTGGGCTCAGTGCCGATCCTGCCAAGGAACAACAACTGCTGAAGCGTGCTCCATCGCCGAACGAATTCGCGGTCCTTCGCGGGGGTGGTTTCTTCCCCTCGAGCAACACTACGGACATCATCCCCGTTGCCGGCGACTCCGGCGGGCCGCTCATCGACGTGTCCGACCCGATCCTCTGGACTGGAGACATTGTTGGGATTCTGGAGACGGGCGACAGCACTGACATGTTTCCCAACGGCGCGCCGCAGCCGGAGTACGCATACTTCTCGGCCGCATCCGGTTTCCGGGACTTCGCACGCAGTGTGCTTGGCGTTACCGCACCGCCGCTTGTCGTGGATGCCACCGGTGATGGCTTGGACGACACATTCACCATGACCGAGGTGCCTGGTGGCATTCAGCTGACTGCGACGTTCGGTGGTGGCGGGAGCGTTTCCGTCGGTCCGATTCCACTCCCTTCGCTTGGCCTCGCGGGGTTCTTCCCTGGCGATTTCAACGGCGACTCGAAAGCGGACCTGATTGGACATGTTGCGGGCGTGCCGTACTACTTCGCAGGTGCTTCGCAGGCCGACTTCGACTTCATTTCGAATGTCGTGACGAGCTGGAATGTCCTGTCGTCAGCGAGTAACCCGCTCAGCTACTTCGAGGTCGGCGATTTCAACAGGGACGGCATTGATGACGCCGAGGTGGTCCGCGCCGACGGTACACGGGTCACATACTTGGGTGCGCCTCAGGGCGCGGCGTCGCCAGGACTCTCGCAGCCGGCGCACCTAGTGCCGCGTGGGTTTCATTTCTACGGGCCTGCGGAAGAGCAATCGCTCGCCATGGGTGCGCCTGGCAGTGCTGCGGCAGAGTTGGTCCCAGGCGGCAACTTCGATCCTGTCGTTGGGCACGCCTATTTGTTGACGGAGAACCTGGCTCAAGACGGGATGGACGTGCAGATCGCGGACCTTTCCGCGCTGAAGAAACTGAAGTCTGGCCCGGGTTCCGAACTCGGCGACGAGTTCGGCGCCGCACTGGCTTGGGGCAACTTCGATGGGAATACGGATGGGTACGACACCCTGGTGCTGGGTGCGCCGGGCACAACGCGCACGGACGCAACGCCCAACGGAGCCGTTCCTCGCGCCCATGCGGGTATTGTCGCGCAGCTGCGGTCCGATTCCACCAACCCTCCGTCAAACGCTGCGATCGCGTACATCGATCGATTCGCTTTGGAGAAGACGGTTGCCGCGGAAGATCGCTTCGGTCGATCCTTGGCTGCCGGCGACTTCAATGGCGATGGCATCGACGACTTGGCCATCGGGCAATCCGGCAAGGTTCATGTGCTCGCGGGGGTGGCGGGCCAACTGGTCACCAACTTGAACCCGCACGTTGCGCTGACCGCCCAAGATTTCGGCTTCGCAGGCGCTTTCGGATTTGGCAGCGTGCTATCGACGGGCGACTTCAACTGCGACGGGTATGAGGATCTCGCGATCGGTGTGCCCAATGCACCGGCGGACGGTTTTGGAAGCGCCGGGCAGGTAGTTGTTGTGTATGGAGGCAGTGCTGCAACCGGTATCGTCGTGCCTCAGGCTAGCGAAGTGAGTCGCGCCCAGCTGATTGACGAGTCCGTTGCTGGGGGGAGCCCTGCTGTCGCCCACTTGCTGGGTGACCGGCTCGCCGCGGGTAACTTCAACGGGGACAGCTCGCATGGGCGGCCCTGTATTGATCTTGCGATGAGCGCGTCGGACGGGGGCGGCGCAGTCCACGTTCTCTTCGGTGGCCCCGGTGGTCTCAGCGGAACAGGCGCGCAGGAGCTACGCCAGGGCGCCAGCATCCTGGGGGGCAAGATTGCCGATCAAGAAGAGCAGTACGACGACTTCGGAGGATCACTTGCGGTGACGGCCGCGGACACGGATGAGTTCGATGATCTGGTAATCGGAGCCTGGAACGAAGACGTCGGCAAGGGGGTAGCGCACGTCTTGCGTGGCAGCGCCCTGGGAGTAACCGCAACAGGTCAAGCGCTCTGGCTACAGGGTCAGAATGGCATTCCGGACATTGGCGAGACGGCAGGCCCCCCGGGCCCAGTTCCCTTGGGGGACCATTTCGGTTGGACGGTAGGCGGGACCGCGAACGGAATCGTGGCAATTGCTGCGCCTTGGGAGAACGACGAGACCAAGAGCGTCGACAGGTCTGGTTGGGCCACGCTCATTCGCGTCAATGATTCGGCCACCCTTCAGCAGCCAAGCAGTGCCGTGGCCGTGACCGAGGCACTCCTCACGGTGAACGGGAGCGTCAAAGTGCCGCTTCGTAAGGACGCTTTCTTCGGGAGCGCCATCACGCGCGCGCGACCGGCTTTTGTCCCAGTCGCTCAGCTTCCGTCCCGATTCGATGCGACCATGGTGTTCTCCGGTGGTGGCTACGTCGGCAACGCGTGCGCGACTGACAATGCTCCGCCGGTATTCGTAGCGACAACCGTTTCTCCTGGTTGTCTCTGGCCGGCCAACAAGAAGCTCATGCCATACAGGTTGGGCGAGAACATCTCCGCGTTTGTGCTGGACGACTGCGATCCACAACCGGACGTGCGAATCCTCTCCGTACAGAGCAACGAAGCGACCCAGGGCAACAAGCCGCAAGCACAGTACATACTAGGAGAGTCTGGCGCGTGCTTGCGCGCGGATCGCAATGGTGGTGGTCCTGGGCGGGAGTACACCGTCACCCTCCAGGCCCGGGATGACGCCGGCAACGCCGCGACAACGACGATTGTGGTTGTCGTGCCTCACAGTCAAGTTGGCGGCTCCTGTCCGAACTCCGGCAACCAGTTTGTGAAGGACGGCGATCCGGCGTGTGACTTCTAG
- a CDS encoding tyrosine-type recombinase/integrase encodes MKRGDTTRLVIDFFFLDEHGKRKRFRRDARVQTATAARAEAQRLMELAARTGSPFGSSKVAPTFASFVETTYRPLFMPELRPGTRKRYEGILRQGVLAEFGSSSLDEITFTLVLRYVAKLRERPRVRPLRGKTTGIDPRGHVNLIRSVLRAAVAAGELSEMPKLPSFKQPRKLPEAPDGRHVAALLDQAPGWLRVAVALQSMGGLRQGEVRALEVGDIDFEQRILHVRRSYSEDELVPPKGGSERIVPLLPELLEVLRDFSQGKQPREALVVDEQGVVPSRQNFLHRLKAFQKKAGLRSWGSHSLRHYFCSALARGGANIEAVRTLAGHSSVRVTGRYLHATGQDLHDAIGRLSTQTGNGMETS; translated from the coding sequence GTGAAACGTGGGGACACCACCCGCCTGGTCATTGATTTCTTCTTTCTGGACGAACACGGCAAGCGGAAGCGCTTTCGCCGCGACGCCCGGGTACAAACGGCAACGGCGGCACGGGCGGAGGCGCAGCGGTTGATGGAGCTCGCGGCGCGGACGGGATCGCCCTTCGGGTCCAGCAAGGTCGCGCCGACCTTCGCGAGCTTCGTGGAGACCACCTATCGACCGCTGTTCATGCCCGAGCTCCGGCCGGGGACGCGCAAGCGCTACGAAGGGATCTTGCGACAGGGCGTGCTGGCGGAATTCGGCAGCAGCAGCCTGGACGAGATCACTTTCACGCTAGTCCTTCGCTACGTGGCGAAGCTCCGGGAGAGGCCGCGGGTGCGGCCGCTTCGGGGCAAGACGACGGGCATCGACCCGCGAGGGCACGTAAACCTCATCAGGAGCGTGCTGCGTGCAGCCGTCGCGGCCGGGGAGCTGTCGGAAATGCCGAAGCTTCCCAGCTTCAAGCAGCCCCGGAAGCTGCCGGAGGCTCCGGATGGCCGGCACGTCGCGGCGCTGCTCGACCAGGCGCCGGGCTGGCTCCGCGTGGCGGTGGCCCTTCAGTCGATGGGTGGCCTCAGGCAGGGCGAGGTGAGGGCGCTGGAAGTCGGTGACATCGATTTCGAGCAACGGATCCTCCACGTGCGCCGCAGCTACAGCGAGGACGAGCTGGTGCCGCCCAAGGGCGGCTCGGAGCGGATTGTGCCGCTGTTGCCCGAGCTGCTGGAGGTGCTGCGGGACTTCTCGCAGGGCAAGCAGCCGCGGGAGGCGTTGGTGGTCGACGAGCAGGGCGTGGTGCCGAGTCGGCAGAACTTCCTGCATCGGCTGAAGGCTTTCCAGAAGAAGGCCGGACTCCGGAGCTGGGGCTCCCATTCGCTGCGGCACTACTTCTGCAGCGCGCTGGCGCGCGGTGGCGCCAACATCGAGGCGGTCCGCACCCTGGCGGGCCACTCGAGCGTGCGCGTCACCGGGCGCTACCTGCACGCCACCGGCCAGGACCTGCACGACGCCATCGGTCGGCTCTCGACCCAAACTGGCAACGGAATGGAAACGAGCTGA